From the genome of Lawsonella clevelandensis, one region includes:
- a CDS encoding glycoside hydrolase family 3 C-terminal domain-containing protein — MTASWTKTLRSLSVAGIAAALAFTPALMGSANATPVRPWMNTALTPEQRADKLLKAMTFSQKVHMTHGQKIFKGDKAIPGIGWIPPIPELGVPQFVQSDGPAGVRNGDDLASKFPSPIAYAASWDPSIPYLQGRVAGEEARALGTDQLYGPGFNLARNPLGGRGFEYYGEDPYLSGMMAAANVKGIQSNKVIATLKHYVANNQEMLRNFGSSNVPERALNEMYMKPFQIAIAESNPGGVMCSYNQINGVHGCGNYYTLMTSLRHRMGFKGYVGTDHPASWSPTDLKNGLNVEMPFNGMTREPFIRAAIAAGKMTEKDVDDRVRETLTVMFRFGLFDRDHKVRPINVERGYQAAKKIAQKGAVLLKNKNNALPLSTASSKTIAVIGNPAKDTKAVTGDPIRAFADQFGSSATKAIRQDNALAEITKRAKGSKVTYNASDDTAGAVASAKKADTALVFVAQSSAEAFDNETIELSRSDQDLIDAVSKVNKRTIVVIYTGYPVAMPWLNKVEGVLNMWEPGEAGGAAVASLLFGDVNPSGRLPQTFPAADGQWPANTFSQFPGDGLGMNVNYTEGIWIGYRWYQKQNLRPLFPFGYGLSYTTFKYSAPRLIATSGGKNTPIKVSFTVTNTGKRAGSSAAQIYVGKPQAGLPVPVKELGAYQMVHLKPGESKTVTVTIDPLQLSVWNDQLNKFVVKPGVYKIYIGQNVDNTPLYLTYTVR, encoded by the coding sequence ATGACCGCATCTTGGACGAAAACGCTACGATCCCTCTCTGTAGCGGGTATCGCCGCCGCCTTGGCATTCACCCCGGCCCTCATGGGAAGCGCTAATGCCACCCCAGTCCGCCCGTGGATGAACACCGCACTCACTCCCGAGCAACGTGCCGACAAACTTCTCAAGGCCATGACGTTCTCCCAAAAAGTTCATATGACACACGGCCAGAAAATCTTCAAGGGAGATAAGGCCATCCCCGGCATCGGTTGGATTCCCCCAATCCCCGAACTGGGAGTACCACAGTTCGTCCAATCCGATGGTCCCGCTGGTGTCCGTAATGGTGACGACCTTGCATCCAAGTTCCCCTCCCCCATCGCCTACGCTGCATCCTGGGATCCGTCCATCCCCTACCTACAGGGACGCGTAGCTGGTGAGGAAGCCCGCGCTCTCGGTACCGACCAGCTCTATGGCCCTGGTTTTAACCTGGCCCGTAACCCGCTGGGTGGCCGTGGCTTTGAATACTACGGCGAAGACCCCTATCTGTCTGGCATGATGGCTGCCGCCAACGTTAAGGGCATTCAGTCCAACAAGGTCATTGCTACCCTCAAGCACTATGTTGCCAATAACCAGGAGATGCTCCGCAACTTCGGCTCCTCTAACGTGCCTGAGCGCGCCCTCAATGAGATGTACATGAAGCCGTTCCAGATTGCGATTGCAGAGTCGAATCCCGGCGGCGTGATGTGCTCCTATAACCAGATCAATGGTGTCCATGGATGTGGCAACTACTACACCCTGATGACATCACTGCGCCACCGTATGGGATTCAAGGGTTACGTTGGCACCGACCACCCAGCCTCCTGGTCCCCGACGGACCTCAAGAACGGTCTAAACGTTGAGATGCCCTTCAACGGCATGACTCGTGAACCCTTCATCCGTGCCGCTATCGCTGCTGGCAAGATGACTGAAAAAGACGTCGATGATCGTGTGCGGGAAACCCTTACCGTCATGTTCCGCTTCGGCCTCTTCGACCGGGATCACAAGGTTCGCCCCATTAACGTCGAACGCGGTTACCAGGCAGCCAAGAAAATTGCCCAGAAGGGCGCTGTTCTGCTAAAGAACAAGAACAACGCGCTGCCACTTTCTACTGCCTCCAGCAAGACCATTGCAGTCATCGGCAACCCGGCTAAGGACACCAAAGCTGTCACAGGCGATCCCATTCGCGCCTTCGCTGACCAGTTCGGTTCCTCTGCTACCAAAGCTATCCGTCAGGACAACGCACTAGCAGAAATCACCAAGCGGGCAAAGGGCTCGAAAGTCACCTACAACGCCTCCGATGACACCGCCGGCGCTGTCGCCAGCGCCAAGAAGGCTGATACCGCCCTCGTCTTCGTTGCACAGTCCTCTGCAGAGGCCTTTGACAACGAAACTATTGAGCTGAGCCGTTCTGACCAGGACCTCATCGATGCAGTCTCCAAGGTCAACAAGCGCACCATCGTCGTAATCTACACCGGCTACCCGGTCGCTATGCCGTGGCTCAACAAGGTGGAAGGTGTCCTCAACATGTGGGAGCCCGGTGAAGCCGGTGGTGCTGCAGTTGCTTCCCTGCTCTTCGGCGACGTCAACCCGTCCGGCCGCCTTCCGCAGACCTTCCCGGCAGCTGACGGTCAGTGGCCCGCTAACACCTTCAGCCAATTCCCCGGTGATGGTCTCGGCATGAACGTCAACTACACCGAAGGTATCTGGATCGGCTACCGCTGGTACCAGAAGCAGAACCTGCGTCCGCTCTTCCCCTTCGGATACGGCCTCTCTTACACCACCTTCAAGTACTCTGCACCGCGCCTCATTGCTACTTCAGGTGGAAAGAACACACCTATTAAGGTGAGCTTCACTGTCACCAACACAGGCAAGCGTGCTGGCTCTTCTGCCGCACAGATCTATGTTGGCAAGCCCCAGGCGGGTCTACCGGTTCCGGTGAAGGAACTTGGCGCCTACCAAATGGTGCACCTGAAGCCGGGCGAGTCCAAGACCGTTACTGTCACTATTGATCCGCTGCAGCTCTCCGTGTGGAATGACCAACTGAACAAGTTTGTCGTGAAGCCCGGCGTCTACAAGATCTACATTGGCCAGAACGTCGACAACACCCCGCTTTATCTCACATACACAGTGCGGTAA
- a CDS encoding beta-glucosidase, with product MSTPQKNTARGLFTLGIAAVVALTPALMGSAGATPARPWMNTSLSPEQRAAKLVSTMNLSQKIHMLSGTKLSGPHTPAIGYIPPIPELGIPEFVQSDGPAGVRNGADPATKFPAPLAYAASWDPAIAQLEGRVAGEEARALGTDQLYGPGFNIARNPLGGRGFEYYGEDPYLSGTMATANVKGIQSAGVIATLKHFVVNNQETARNIGNSRVPERALHEIYMKPFEMAVKQADPGSVMCAYNALNGTHGCSNYYTLTKYLRHAWGFDGYVVTDFPASWSTEDFKNGLNVEMPQTFTSFEPTVRLAIKQGRLSEKDIDARVKETLTVMFRFGLFDRTKKIHPVNVARGNAAAQKIAEQGAVLLKNKNGALPLKTSTARHIAIFGEPAKVAVGGGGSSNVSATETDTALGEITKRSRGAKVTFSSGLNLLSAAQKAKKADVAIVFVTNLTMEAKDRTTINLLPEQTALIEKVAAANKNTIVVLNTGGPIAMPWLPKVAAVLNMWQPGQAGGKATTALLYGDVNPSGHLPQTFPTTDGQWPAHTLAQFPGGPLGLTPTYSEGIYVGYRWYQAHNQVPLFPFGYGLSYTTFAYSAPRLQTTSGAANAPIKVTFTVTNTGKRPGATVPQVYVGKPRNQGVPVPPMELGGFQKVYLRPGESKTITITVLPQQLSYWNSTIHKFVVMPGVYRIYLGSNVKDTPYTLNYTVR from the coding sequence ATGTCTACACCACAGAAAAACACTGCGCGAGGACTCTTTACGCTAGGCATTGCCGCAGTCGTTGCCCTTACCCCTGCTCTTATGGGTAGCGCTGGTGCTACCCCGGCTCGGCCTTGGATGAACACCTCTCTCAGCCCAGAACAGCGCGCTGCCAAGCTGGTCTCGACAATGAATCTCTCCCAAAAGATTCATATGCTCTCCGGAACCAAGCTTTCCGGCCCGCACACCCCGGCCATCGGCTACATTCCTCCCATCCCTGAACTCGGCATTCCTGAGTTTGTCCAATCCGATGGCCCCGCCGGCGTCCGCAATGGCGCCGACCCTGCAACGAAGTTCCCGGCCCCACTCGCCTACGCCGCCTCATGGGATCCCGCGATTGCACAGCTCGAAGGTCGAGTAGCTGGCGAAGAAGCCCGCGCACTCGGCACCGATCAGCTCTATGGACCCGGGTTCAATATCGCTCGTAACCCGCTTGGCGGCCGTGGCTTTGAATACTACGGCGAAGACCCCTACCTGTCCGGCACGATGGCCACTGCCAATGTGAAAGGCATCCAGTCTGCTGGCGTTATCGCCACGCTCAAACACTTCGTGGTGAACAACCAGGAGACTGCTCGCAATATTGGCAATTCTCGGGTTCCCGAACGAGCTCTGCACGAAATCTACATGAAGCCGTTCGAGATGGCCGTCAAGCAAGCCGATCCTGGCTCTGTAATGTGCGCCTACAACGCCCTCAATGGTACACACGGATGCTCCAACTACTACACGCTCACCAAATACCTGCGTCATGCCTGGGGCTTTGACGGCTATGTCGTCACAGACTTCCCCGCATCGTGGTCTACCGAAGACTTCAAGAATGGTCTTAACGTCGAGATGCCACAGACCTTCACGTCATTCGAACCCACCGTACGACTCGCTATCAAGCAAGGTCGACTGAGCGAGAAGGACATCGATGCACGCGTCAAGGAGACGCTCACCGTTATGTTCCGCTTCGGCCTCTTCGACCGCACGAAGAAGATTCATCCTGTCAACGTGGCACGCGGTAATGCTGCGGCACAGAAGATCGCGGAACAAGGTGCCGTTCTGTTGAAGAACAAGAATGGTGCCTTGCCGTTGAAGACGAGCACTGCCCGACACATTGCCATCTTCGGTGAGCCTGCCAAGGTAGCCGTTGGCGGCGGTGGTTCCTCTAACGTTTCCGCTACTGAAACAGACACAGCTCTCGGCGAGATTACGAAGCGCTCACGTGGCGCAAAGGTTACCTTCTCCTCTGGTCTTAACCTCCTCAGCGCTGCGCAGAAAGCAAAGAAGGCCGACGTGGCCATCGTCTTCGTCACCAACCTCACCATGGAAGCGAAGGATCGCACCACCATCAACCTTTTGCCTGAGCAGACCGCGCTGATCGAAAAAGTCGCTGCTGCCAACAAGAACACAATTGTCGTTCTTAATACCGGAGGTCCCATTGCCATGCCGTGGCTACCGAAAGTCGCCGCAGTATTGAATATGTGGCAGCCCGGGCAAGCAGGTGGCAAAGCCACCACCGCACTCCTTTACGGTGATGTGAACCCCTCTGGCCACCTTCCGCAGACATTCCCCACGACCGACGGCCAGTGGCCTGCACACACCCTCGCACAGTTCCCGGGCGGTCCGCTTGGTCTCACCCCCACCTATAGTGAAGGAATCTATGTTGGATACCGCTGGTACCAGGCCCACAACCAAGTACCACTATTCCCCTTCGGCTACGGTCTCTCCTACACCACGTTCGCATATTCGGCACCACGCCTGCAGACAACCTCCGGTGCCGCCAACGCACCAATTAAGGTAACGTTTACCGTCACCAATACGGGTAAGCGACCTGGGGCGACTGTCCCCCAGGTCTACGTGGGGAAGCCACGCAATCAGGGTGTGCCAGTTCCACCGATGGAACTCGGCGGCTTCCAGAAGGTGTATCTGCGGCCGGGCGAGTCGAAGACGATCACGATTACAGTGCTGCCACAACAGCTCAGCTACTGGAACAGCACCATCCACAAGTTCGTGGTCATGCCAGGTGTCTACCGCATCTACCTAGGATCGAATGTGAAGGATACTCCCTACACGCTGAACTACACGGTACGTTAA
- a CDS encoding SDR family oxidoreductase: protein MGHVPMQVIKDVLPLVKNGGPTMIKNVVKNLMKKVTMNDGTAIAGHVVLITGGSNGVGRLMAEECARRGAKAVIIWGFTQHRIDDTVARLQQMRCTAKGYQVDVSNREAVKAAAKQVLDEFGQVDILVHSAGVVSGAPLLELSDEAIDRTLGINLNGLFYVTREFLPGMVARDHGHIITLSSAAGTIGPALMTDYAASKWGARGFMESLRNELAKNKSAVKTLTVCPYYISTGMFDGVKTRIPLLLPILKPQEVSDKIIACIESGQQEVFMPPLVKYTSLMRVLPTHWFDAMANFLGINDGMNEFTGRK from the coding sequence ATGGGACACGTACCAATGCAGGTGATCAAGGACGTTCTGCCCCTGGTAAAGAATGGTGGACCCACCATGATTAAGAACGTCGTGAAGAACCTCATGAAGAAAGTAACGATGAATGACGGCACTGCCATTGCCGGACACGTCGTCCTTATTACTGGCGGATCTAACGGTGTTGGTCGTTTAATGGCGGAAGAGTGCGCTCGTCGTGGTGCAAAGGCCGTCATTATTTGGGGCTTTACCCAGCACCGTATTGATGACACTGTTGCCCGTCTGCAGCAGATGCGGTGCACTGCTAAAGGCTACCAAGTGGACGTTTCTAACCGTGAGGCCGTGAAGGCTGCGGCAAAGCAAGTGCTCGATGAATTCGGCCAGGTCGATATTCTCGTACACTCCGCTGGTGTGGTATCCGGTGCTCCTCTGCTTGAACTCTCCGACGAAGCGATTGACCGTACTCTCGGCATCAATCTCAACGGCCTGTTCTACGTCACCCGCGAGTTCCTTCCCGGTATGGTTGCCCGCGACCACGGCCATATCATTACGCTGAGCTCTGCCGCAGGAACTATCGGACCTGCTCTGATGACTGATTATGCAGCATCCAAGTGGGGTGCACGAGGTTTCATGGAGTCACTCCGCAATGAATTGGCGAAAAACAAGTCCGCCGTGAAGACCCTCACTGTCTGCCCCTACTACATCTCCACCGGCATGTTCGATGGTGTGAAGACACGTATCCCGCTGCTGCTGCCCATTCTCAAGCCGCAAGAGGTATCCGACAAGATCATTGCCTGCATTGAGTCTGGACAGCAGGAAGTCTTTATGCCGCCGCTGGTGAAGTACACCTCGCTGATGCGTGTTCTTCCTACACATTGGTTTGACGCTATGGCAAACTTCCTTGGCATTAATGACGGCATGAATGAGTTCACTGGCCGCAAATAG
- a CDS encoding peroxiredoxin, protein MALLTIDDEFPEFSLTALKGGNLHDIDADNPEDYFETIDNNSYNDKWRVIFFYPKDFTFVCPTEIKAFGDLNDEFFDRDCQVLGVSIDSEYSHFQWRATNDKLLEIPFPMLADIKHELVQATGVENADGVADRVTFIVNPENKIQYVSATPDSVGRSVEEVLRVLDALQTAGPCGCDWKKNDPTINKLDVVSSVFK, encoded by the coding sequence ATGGCTCTGCTTACTATTGATGACGAATTCCCCGAGTTCTCCCTGACCGCACTTAAGGGTGGAAACCTGCACGATATTGACGCCGACAATCCCGAGGACTACTTCGAGACTATCGACAACAACAGCTACAATGACAAGTGGCGCGTCATCTTCTTCTACCCGAAGGACTTCACCTTCGTCTGCCCGACTGAGATCAAGGCGTTCGGTGACCTCAATGATGAGTTCTTCGATCGCGACTGCCAGGTACTCGGTGTTTCTATCGACTCCGAATACTCCCACTTCCAGTGGCGTGCCACCAACGACAAGCTGCTCGAGATCCCCTTCCCCATGCTTGCTGATATCAAGCACGAGCTTGTCCAGGCCACCGGTGTGGAAAACGCTGATGGCGTTGCCGACCGCGTGACCTTCATCGTTAACCCCGAGAACAAGATTCAGTACGTCTCCGCAACTCCCGACTCTGTCGGCCGTTCGGTGGAAGAGGTTCTGCGCGTCCTCGATGCTCTGCAGACTGCTGGCCCCTGCGGCTGCGACTGGAAGAAGAACGATCCCACCATCAACAAGCTAGACGTTGTTTCCTCCGTCTTCAAGTAG
- a CDS encoding beta-glucosidase family protein gives MTNQTRKMTKNLITLGAAVAVALTPALTGSAAATSARPWMNTALTPEQRAKKLLKVMNLEQKVTLVHGVLTSKGPIPSVGTVKGIPELGIPDFVHSDGPAGVRNGTDPATKFPSPIAYAASWDRSIAALEGRIAGEEAQDLGTDLLYGPGFNIARNPLAGRTFEYYGEDPYLSGIMAAANVRAIQSTGTVATLKHYVANNQETNRMLGSSNVPDRALHEIYMKPFEIAIKYSQPGAVMCSYNAINHEHGCSSYYNLVTNLRDRMGFTGLVVTDYPASWDVTDLKNGLNIEMPGTFRTSLPLVKAALDRGDITMKDLDTRVKETLTVMFRFGLFDKKKDIRPINVERGYQAAQKIAENGAVLLKNKNNALPLNPKTTRKIAVIGDSARLALGGGGSSNVISKKRDNALDEITKRSQGAKVTFNGSLDPLGAANNAKDADVALVFVEKISTELFDNVTLNLKPADENLIKTVAAANKKTIVIINSGNPIAMPWINDVAGVLDMWQPGAAGGSATAALLYGDVNPSGRLPQTFPATDGQWPANTMTQFPGDWIGTDVNYSEGIWVGYRWYQQQNKRPLFPFGYGLSYTTFAYSAPRLAATSGSKSAPVKVTFTITNTGKRTGASAAQVYVGKPKSGLAVPQKELGAFTKVYLQPGESKTVTVTIDPLQLSVWNSKLQKFLVKSGVYKIYIGQNVDNTPLYLTYTVR, from the coding sequence ATGACAAACCAAACTCGGAAGATGACGAAGAACCTCATCACCCTGGGTGCAGCAGTGGCAGTAGCGCTCACCCCAGCACTCACCGGAAGCGCTGCCGCTACATCCGCTCGCCCTTGGATGAACACCGCTCTTACCCCCGAACAACGTGCTAAAAAGCTGTTAAAGGTGATGAACCTCGAGCAAAAAGTTACCCTCGTGCACGGTGTGTTGACGAGCAAAGGTCCGATCCCGTCCGTTGGCACCGTGAAAGGCATTCCTGAACTCGGAATTCCGGACTTTGTCCACTCAGATGGTCCTGCGGGTGTTCGCAATGGCACCGATCCCGCTACCAAATTCCCCTCCCCTATCGCCTACGCAGCATCGTGGGATCGCAGCATTGCGGCCTTGGAAGGTCGCATTGCTGGTGAGGAAGCACAAGATCTTGGCACCGACCTACTCTACGGACCTGGCTTTAATATCGCCCGGAACCCGCTGGCTGGCCGTACATTCGAATACTACGGTGAGGATCCGTATCTTTCTGGCATCATGGCCGCCGCCAATGTCCGAGCTATACAATCGACAGGGACCGTCGCTACCCTCAAGCACTATGTAGCGAACAACCAGGAAACTAACCGTATGCTGGGTTCTTCTAACGTTCCGGATCGCGCTCTCCACGAGATTTACATGAAGCCATTCGAGATTGCTATCAAGTATTCTCAGCCCGGCGCCGTCATGTGCTCCTATAACGCCATCAACCATGAACACGGGTGCTCCAGCTACTACAACCTTGTTACCAATCTTCGTGACCGTATGGGATTCACCGGACTCGTTGTTACCGACTACCCAGCATCCTGGGATGTCACCGACCTGAAGAATGGTCTCAACATTGAAATGCCGGGTACCTTCCGCACTTCTCTGCCACTCGTAAAGGCTGCTCTGGATCGCGGTGACATCACTATGAAAGACCTTGATACGCGTGTCAAGGAAACCCTCACCGTGATGTTCCGCTTCGGTCTGTTCGACAAAAAGAAGGATATCCGCCCGATTAATGTCGAACGTGGTTACCAAGCAGCACAGAAGATCGCTGAGAACGGTGCTGTCCTACTGAAGAACAAGAACAATGCTCTGCCTCTGAACCCCAAGACGACCCGTAAGATTGCCGTTATTGGTGACTCTGCCCGTCTCGCTTTGGGAGGTGGCGGGTCTTCCAACGTCATCTCAAAGAAGCGTGACAACGCGCTCGACGAGATCACCAAACGTTCTCAGGGAGCAAAAGTAACCTTCAACGGTTCACTCGACCCACTCGGTGCAGCTAATAATGCCAAAGATGCCGACGTTGCGCTGGTTTTCGTCGAGAAGATTAGCACTGAGCTCTTTGACAACGTCACGCTGAACCTCAAGCCAGCAGACGAGAACCTCATTAAGACGGTAGCTGCAGCCAATAAGAAGACGATTGTCATCATTAACTCTGGTAACCCCATCGCCATGCCTTGGATCAACGATGTTGCTGGTGTTCTCGATATGTGGCAGCCGGGCGCAGCCGGTGGATCAGCAACCGCTGCGCTGCTCTATGGCGACGTCAATCCGTCTGGTCGCCTGCCGCAGACCTTCCCTGCCACTGACGGTCAGTGGCCCGCCAACACGATGACCCAGTTCCCGGGTGACTGGATTGGCACAGACGTTAACTACAGCGAGGGGATCTGGGTGGGTTACCGCTGGTACCAGCAGCAGAATAAGCGCCCCCTCTTCCCCTTCGGATACGGCCTCTCCTACACCACCTTCGCGTACTCTGCACCGCGCCTTGCTGCCACCTCCGGCAGTAAGTCTGCACCAGTCAAGGTGACATTCACGATCACTAATACCGGTAAGCGGACAGGTGCTAGTGCTGCACAGGTCTACGTGGGGAAGCCAAAATCAGGGCTAGCGGTTCCCCAGAAAGAGCTGGGTGCTTTCACCAAGGTGTACCTGCAGCCGGGCGAATCGAAGACGGTTACTGTCACCATTGATCCGCTGCAGCTCTCTGTGTGGAATTCCAAACTGCAGAAATTCTTGGTGAAGTCCGGCGTCTACAAGATCTACATTGGCCAGAACGTCGACAACACCCCGCTTTATCTCACATACACGGTGCGGTAG
- a CDS encoding hydrogen peroxide-inducible genes activator → MANQSYQPTIAHLRAFVAVAHHRHFGAAAHSLGVSQPSLSQSLATLEEGIHRTLIERSTRRVIVTQEGESLLPYAEAVIAAADHFRSAAQGLGHGLEGDLSIGLIPTAAPYILPQILGLTAQHYPNLSVTVIEDQTARLLESLRAGRIDVALLALPLGETGFNSITLYQEDFVLAVPKGHPLEGRKDLPTSVLREVPLLLLDEGHCLRDQTIDLCHSVGAIVGKSNTRAASLPTILQCVSAGMGATLIPASAIPVEGYMKGIAIARFADPVPGRKMGLVYRSSSTRGGDWDSLARTIGEAFANTVGTTHEKVARSR, encoded by the coding sequence ATGGCTAATCAATCATATCAACCGACTATCGCGCACCTGAGAGCCTTTGTTGCTGTCGCGCACCACCGTCACTTTGGTGCTGCAGCGCACAGTCTCGGAGTCTCACAACCGTCACTGTCGCAGTCCCTTGCAACCTTGGAAGAAGGCATCCACCGCACCTTGATTGAGCGATCGACGCGACGTGTCATCGTCACGCAAGAAGGTGAGTCACTCCTCCCGTATGCAGAGGCTGTTATCGCTGCAGCCGATCATTTCCGATCTGCGGCACAGGGCCTCGGACACGGTCTGGAAGGTGATCTTTCCATCGGTCTTATTCCTACCGCGGCACCTTACATTTTGCCCCAGATTCTGGGTCTTACAGCCCAGCATTACCCAAATCTTTCGGTAACAGTAATCGAAGACCAGACGGCACGCTTGCTGGAAAGCTTGCGGGCTGGCCGTATCGACGTGGCATTGTTGGCGCTTCCTCTGGGAGAGACGGGCTTCAACTCGATTACTCTTTACCAAGAGGACTTCGTGCTAGCTGTTCCCAAGGGGCACCCCCTCGAAGGTCGTAAAGATCTCCCGACAAGTGTGCTGCGTGAGGTGCCTCTCCTGCTTCTTGACGAGGGACATTGTTTGCGTGATCAGACAATTGATCTCTGTCATTCTGTGGGGGCTATAGTGGGCAAATCTAATACGCGCGCTGCCTCTCTTCCCACTATTTTGCAGTGTGTCTCCGCAGGAATGGGTGCCACGCTGATCCCTGCTTCTGCGATTCCTGTGGAGGGCTATATGAAGGGAATCGCAATCGCACGATTTGCAGACCCGGTACCGGGTCGAAAGATGGGCCTTGTCTATCGCTCGTCATCGACTCGTGGGGGAGACTGGGACTCACTCGCACGCACTATCGGGGAAGCATTCGCGAATACAGTCGGAACGACGCACGAGAAGGTCGCTCGCAGCCGGTAA